Proteins from a single region of Methanoculleus taiwanensis:
- a CDS encoding ATP-binding cassette domain-containing protein, translating into MLIRADDLELRRGSFTLRANASFTEGVHLVSGPVGSGKSTLALILAGLEKPERGGLHREGVASSLLSLQFPEYHVTCGTVAAEVRSWGLDPAEILSRARLSGRDDDDPLRLSRGELKRLNLACAFAKNPDLLLLDEPFSSLDCAAKVRACRAIEERRSGITVIFSHERSVLPRVRTISEMAGGRLVSRGEVPGAIPLWQSAPPYLRYALTLGVRPANITLTDVREALCGIRG; encoded by the coding sequence ATGCTGATCCGTGCGGACGACCTCGAACTCCGCCGCGGCTCGTTCACGCTCCGGGCAAACGCCTCGTTTACGGAAGGGGTGCACCTCGTGAGCGGCCCGGTCGGGAGCGGGAAGTCGACGCTGGCTCTCATCCTTGCGGGTCTTGAGAAACCCGAACGGGGCGGCCTGCACCGGGAGGGGGTGGCCTCGTCCCTGCTCTCCCTTCAGTTCCCGGAGTACCACGTCACCTGCGGCACAGTCGCCGCGGAGGTTCGTTCGTGGGGGCTCGACCCCGCCGAGATCCTCTCCAGGGCAAGGCTTTCGGGGAGGGATGACGACGACCCCCTGAGACTCAGCCGGGGCGAGCTCAAGAGGCTGAATCTTGCGTGTGCGTTTGCAAAGAATCCCGACCTGCTCCTCCTCGACGAGCCGTTCAGCTCGCTCGACTGTGCCGCAAAGGTGCGCGCATGCCGGGCGATCGAGGAGCGGCGAAGCGGCATCACCGTCATCTTCTCGCACGAACGTTCGGTGCTCCCCCGGGTGCGGACGATCTCCGAGATGGCGGGTGGAAGGCTCGTCTCCCGCGGAGAGGTTCCCGGCGCCATCCCGCTCTGGCAATCGGCGCCGCCGTACCTCCGTTACGCCCTCACGCTCGGCGTAAGACCGGCGAATATCACGCTCACCGATGTTAGGGAGGCGCTATGCGGGATCCGCGGCTGA
- a CDS encoding sensor histidine kinase → MNEDFQSGSMVLALGKVAAITLLLMSVFQFGKAYLYPNISITETHITTIAFTTLLAVFAAYFVFRTQQKLLTAMTVEVRERRRAEEALIRKSEELEAARNEANMYLDIMTHDVRNANNVSSMYADLLVDLADGDLKAYVEKLHDSIGRSSEILMNVATIRRASEESSRLVPVNLDAVIRNEIRNFPDATIRYIDPPVSVLADGLLPTVLTNLVGNAVKHGGSGVEITIRVEKHDREVMISVEDTGPGIPDEIKRKLFTRFERGRASGRGEGLGLFIVRTLVERYGGKIWIEDRVPGAPEKGAAFKFTLRKADHA, encoded by the coding sequence ATGAACGAAGACTTCCAGTCCGGCAGCATGGTTCTGGCGCTCGGCAAGGTCGCCGCAATCACGCTCCTCTTGATGAGCGTCTTCCAGTTCGGCAAGGCGTATCTCTACCCGAACATCTCCATCACGGAGACGCATATCACCACCATCGCGTTCACCACCCTGCTGGCCGTATTCGCCGCGTACTTCGTCTTTCGCACCCAGCAAAAGCTCCTCACCGCGATGACGGTCGAAGTGCGCGAACGGAGGAGGGCCGAAGAAGCCCTCATCCGGAAGAGCGAGGAACTCGAAGCGGCACGCAACGAGGCGAACATGTACCTCGACATCATGACCCACGACGTCCGGAACGCAAACAACGTCTCGAGCATGTACGCCGACCTCCTCGTCGATCTTGCGGACGGAGACCTGAAGGCCTATGTCGAGAAACTCCACGACAGCATCGGGCGGAGCAGCGAGATACTCATGAATGTCGCCACCATCCGGCGGGCTTCCGAGGAATCCAGTCGCCTGGTGCCGGTGAACCTCGATGCGGTCATCAGGAACGAGATCAGGAACTTCCCCGATGCAACGATCCGGTATATCGATCCTCCGGTCAGTGTGCTGGCGGACGGCCTCCTGCCGACCGTCCTCACGAACCTCGTCGGCAATGCCGTAAAACACGGCGGCTCCGGTGTCGAGATCACCATCCGGGTCGAAAAGCATGACCGTGAGGTGATGATCTCAGTCGAAGACACCGGTCCGGGTATTCCGGATGAGATCAAGAGGAAACTCTTCACCCGGTTCGAACGAGGCAGAGCCTCGGGACGCGGGGAAGGCCTCGGGCTCTTCATCGTCCGGACGCTCGTCGAGCGCTACGGCGGGAAGATCTGGATCGAGGATCGGGTACCGGGTGCCCCCGAGAAAGGGGCGGCGTTCAAATTCACGCTCCGGAAGGCGGATCACGCCTGA
- a CDS encoding acetyl-CoA carboxylase biotin carboxylase subunit, translating to MTYFDKILIANRGEIAIRVMRACRELGIETVAIYSKPDKNALHVKYADEAFCVGDAHPSQSYLNMERICDIAGKSGAEAIHPGYGFLAENCRFAELCEKQDIIFIGPSSRTIQAMGSKIGSKQMMREAGVPVLPGTEGGVSGIEEAKRIAAEIGYPVIAKASAGGGGIGMQIVEDEAGLEEAINKGMRIAESAFGDATILIEKYLTKPRHIEFQVLADKDGETVHLYDRECSIQRRHQKLVEEAPCPIMTPELREKMAASAVTVAKTAGYTNAGTVEFLYSNGEYYFMEMNTRLQVEHTITEFITGIDLVKQQIAIATGEPLAFAQEDISIRGHAIECRINAEDPLNNFTADPGKILRYRSPGGPGIRVDSGIHMGYTIPAHYDSMISKLCAHGSNRKEAIERMRRAIYEYVILGVKTTLPLHHAIMNNRHFVAGDTHTHFLQEEHIIRSLRRYLLEEETRMQTLAASLRQGKEVAAIAAAVNVYIQNTKK from the coding sequence ATGACATACTTCGATAAGATTCTGATCGCAAACCGCGGCGAGATAGCCATCCGGGTGATGCGGGCATGCCGTGAGCTCGGCATCGAGACGGTGGCGATCTACTCAAAGCCGGATAAAAATGCGCTTCACGTCAAGTATGCGGATGAAGCGTTCTGTGTCGGCGACGCCCACCCCTCGCAGAGTTACCTGAACATGGAGCGGATCTGCGATATCGCAGGGAAATCGGGTGCGGAAGCAATCCATCCCGGCTACGGATTCCTTGCTGAGAACTGCAGGTTTGCCGAGCTCTGCGAGAAGCAGGACATCATATTCATCGGGCCGTCTTCACGGACGATTCAGGCGATGGGCTCGAAGATCGGCAGCAAGCAGATGATGCGCGAAGCAGGCGTCCCTGTGCTGCCGGGCACCGAAGGGGGCGTCTCCGGTATCGAAGAGGCAAAGAGGATCGCCGCCGAGATCGGCTACCCCGTGATCGCCAAGGCGAGCGCCGGCGGCGGCGGTATCGGGATGCAGATCGTCGAGGACGAGGCGGGACTCGAGGAGGCTATCAACAAGGGCATGCGGATTGCAGAGTCGGCCTTCGGCGATGCGACCATCCTGATCGAGAAGTACCTCACGAAGCCCCGCCATATCGAGTTCCAGGTGCTCGCCGATAAGGACGGCGAGACGGTGCACCTCTACGACAGGGAATGCTCCATCCAGCGGCGGCACCAGAAACTCGTCGAAGAGGCGCCCTGCCCGATCATGACGCCGGAGCTCCGCGAGAAGATGGCCGCATCGGCCGTGACGGTGGCGAAGACCGCCGGGTATACGAACGCAGGCACGGTCGAGTTCCTCTACTCGAACGGGGAGTACTACTTCATGGAGATGAACACCCGGCTGCAGGTGGAGCATACCATCACCGAGTTCATCACCGGAATCGACCTCGTCAAGCAGCAGATCGCGATCGCGACGGGCGAACCGCTCGCCTTTGCCCAGGAGGATATCAGTATCCGCGGGCACGCGATCGAGTGCCGGATCAACGCCGAGGATCCGCTGAATAACTTCACCGCCGACCCCGGGAAGATCCTCCGCTACCGGTCTCCGGGCGGTCCCGGTATCCGGGTCGACTCAGGCATCCATATGGGGTATACCATCCCCGCTCACTACGACTCGATGATCTCGAAGCTCTGCGCCCACGGCTCGAACCGCAAGGAGGCGATCGAGCGGATGCGGCGGGCTATCTACGAGTACGTCATCCTCGGCGTGAAGACGACGCTGCCGCTCCACCACGCCATCATGAACAACCGCCACTTCGTCGCCGGGGATACGCACACCCATTTCCTGCAGGAAGAGCATATCATCAGGAGCCTGCGCCGCTACCTCCTCGAAGAGGAGACCCGGATGCAGACGCTCGCCGCCTCGCTCCGGCAGGGGAAAGAAGTCGCTGCAATTGCGGCGGCGGTGAACGTCTACATACAGAATACGAAAAAATAG
- a CDS encoding TrkH family potassium uptake protein — translation MHRSTHTPPPARAGGRFPATIRYRQLAIIASDIGQLFLFIGLFACLPLLVGFWYDEAACLLPMASVPFVFMLLGLFLASVPQAEGEVRISVALSAVALIWLAAALIGALPFTLGLGMPYTDAVFEAMSGWTSTGLSMIVSVDAVPHTLLFWRSLMQWVGGLGIVAFTVAMAGRSGLTRFRLYRSEGRSETFLPSVVATGMQMWKIYVVLTLLGTGLVLVSGIPLWDAVNIAMTAISTGGFSVHSTGILYYDSPLLEMLVIPIMLAGALPFKLYYLLAHRRRFGILDDQQALLLFGLTLLGCAVVTYDLVAFSGIPPLPALRQGIFMVVSGITCTGFQNANPFEWPGVTVIFLAALMLVGGSTGSTAGGIKLARIILAGETLRWWFRRLFIGWRGRVSLQHDGKPIQEHLAEYEVSKNLLIAILFMLVVMIATLLLLHTWPAAGYDSGDVIFEVVSAISNVGISTGYASPAMSTAAKWLFIIVMWAGRLEIVPVIALVMMIGAQVPPGREHEDATGRWSE, via the coding sequence ATGCACCGATCAACCCATACCCCGCCTCCTGCTCGCGCCGGCGGACGGTTTCCGGCGACGATACGCTACCGGCAGCTCGCTATCATCGCTTCCGACATAGGGCAGCTCTTCCTCTTCATAGGTCTCTTTGCCTGTCTTCCGCTCCTGGTCGGTTTCTGGTACGACGAGGCAGCCTGCCTCCTGCCGATGGCGTCCGTTCCCTTTGTGTTCATGCTCCTTGGCCTTTTCCTGGCATCCGTCCCGCAGGCGGAGGGAGAGGTGCGCATCAGCGTCGCCCTCTCTGCGGTTGCCCTGATCTGGCTCGCCGCCGCTCTCATCGGTGCTCTGCCGTTTACTCTCGGGCTCGGGATGCCGTATACCGACGCCGTCTTCGAGGCGATGTCGGGCTGGACGTCGACGGGCCTCTCGATGATAGTATCGGTCGATGCTGTTCCCCACACGCTCCTCTTCTGGCGGTCGCTGATGCAGTGGGTGGGCGGCCTTGGGATCGTCGCGTTCACAGTGGCGATGGCCGGCCGGTCCGGGCTGACGCGGTTCCGGCTCTACCGGTCCGAGGGGCGGAGCGAGACGTTCCTGCCGAGTGTCGTGGCCACCGGGATGCAGATGTGGAAGATCTACGTGGTGCTCACGCTCCTCGGCACGGGACTTGTCCTTGTCTCCGGCATCCCGCTCTGGGACGCGGTGAATATTGCCATGACAGCAATCTCGACCGGGGGCTTTTCAGTCCACTCGACAGGTATTCTCTACTATGATAGTCCGTTGCTTGAGATGCTCGTCATCCCGATCATGCTCGCTGGCGCCCTGCCGTTCAAGCTCTACTACCTCCTCGCCCACCGGCGGCGGTTCGGCATCCTCGACGACCAGCAGGCGCTCCTCCTCTTCGGCCTCACTCTTCTCGGCTGCGCCGTCGTGACGTACGATCTGGTGGCATTCTCCGGCATCCCGCCCCTGCCTGCACTGCGGCAGGGGATCTTTATGGTAGTAAGCGGGATCACCTGCACGGGGTTCCAGAACGCGAATCCGTTTGAGTGGCCGGGCGTCACGGTCATCTTCCTCGCAGCCCTGATGCTCGTCGGCGGATCGACCGGGAGCACGGCCGGCGGAATCAAGCTCGCCAGGATCATTCTTGCCGGCGAGACGCTCCGGTGGTGGTTCCGGCGGCTTTTCATCGGCTGGCGGGGACGGGTCTCGCTCCAGCACGACGGTAAACCGATCCAGGAGCACCTGGCGGAGTACGAGGTCTCGAAGAACCTGCTCATCGCAATTCTCTTCATGCTGGTGGTGATGATTGCGACACTCCTTCTCCTTCACACCTGGCCGGCTGCCGGCTATGACTCGGGCGATGTTATCTTTGAGGTCGTCTCCGCCATCTCCAATGTCGGCATCAGCACGGGATACGCCAGCCCGGCCATGAGCACGGCTGCGAAGTGGCTGTTCATCATCGTGATGTGGGCAGGACGGCTGGAGATTGTACCGGTTATCGCTCTCGTAATGATGATCGGCGCTCAGGTTCCACCTGGCAGGGAGCACGAGGATGCGACGGGGCGATGGTCTGAATGA
- a CDS encoding PAS domain S-box protein, with protein MVPQDIPAKAKRPVDERISELQAEIDALLQENNELRLADTEHKKDEEALRRENERVGAILSALDTGQSLVEPDMTIVWVNQKAREFFPEYEPIGQKCHRLFEGLSEPCEVCAARAAFSTGEVTRIEKFVPYRGRWFDIVAQPIKDGSGEVVRVLESFTDITERKHVEEALRESEAKYRTLVETALDIVLIHDGDRILYINPTGVTLLGAPSPDEILGRKVLEIVHPDFRDRVRENYTKDLRGEPSPAAQFQILRLDGTSFWVEGKGVRTSIAGTPVVQVIMRDITERKQAEDALRESQAALEKAQKMTHIGNWIWDLRTNRTVVSRELVRIYGVDTYGPEADNSVFQNSTHPDDRKMVEEAVRRAIAEQTKLSVDCRIIRPDGEVRFIHSEGEVVLDDAGHPIQFFGTDQDITERKHAEEALRESEEKYRNLVELAPEPIAVHRQGVLVYVNAPCVALFGGEKREDLVGKPILQFVHPDNHELVRERIRQVAETGATVPRIAEKFMKLDGQVVDVEVVATPITFENLPSIMVFFRDITERKHAEEALRHQAEMFQRLIDTIPAMVAIFDPKLQEFRFNRAFREILGWTEEDAAKGDFMALAYPDPEYRAEVSAFMRSLEPVWRDWKTTAKDGSIVESSWANIGLSDDTLIGIGVDIRERKRAEEAVRESRAKLEAALASMTDAVFISDAEGRFIEFNDAFSTFHRFGNKSECYRTLAEYPDYIDVYFADGTPTPLDMWAVPRALRGETGTNEVYILQRKDTGETWVGSYSFAPIRDKDGRIVGSVIVARDITEQKLAEDALVRHTEDLTRLHNDLEVANREANLYLDILTHDIGNTENVSNLYADLLIETLDGEAAGYMKKLQRSIQKSIEILGTVSTIRRIHRTTTELKPIDLEAAVRVVMEDYPASTFLYSGTDHQVEADDLLPVVFNNLIGNAVKFGGPDVTIAVAVEEDDGFVRVSVEDTGPGVPDDEKEEIFHLYEMKKRGVGEGLGLYLVQILVERYGGKVWVDDRVPGTPEKGAAFKFTLRKTT; from the coding sequence GTGGTTCCACAGGACATCCCTGCAAAGGCAAAACGGCCTGTCGATGAGCGGATCAGCGAGCTCCAGGCAGAGATCGATGCGCTTTTGCAGGAGAATAACGAGCTCAGGCTGGCTGATACCGAACATAAGAAAGACGAGGAGGCGCTGCGCCGGGAGAACGAGAGAGTCGGTGCCATCCTGTCCGCGCTCGATACCGGACAGTCCCTTGTCGAACCGGATATGACGATCGTCTGGGTCAACCAGAAAGCCCGCGAGTTTTTCCCCGAATACGAGCCCATCGGGCAGAAATGTCACCGCCTCTTCGAAGGCCTGAGCGAACCGTGCGAGGTCTGTGCGGCACGGGCTGCCTTCTCGACGGGCGAGGTCACGAGAATCGAGAAGTTCGTCCCGTACCGTGGGCGCTGGTTCGACATTGTAGCCCAGCCCATCAAAGATGGATCCGGAGAAGTCGTCCGGGTTCTGGAGAGCTTCACCGACATCACCGAGCGCAAGCACGTGGAAGAAGCCTTGCGGGAGAGCGAAGCGAAGTACCGGACCCTGGTGGAGACCGCTCTCGACATCGTCCTCATCCACGACGGCGATAGAATCCTCTACATCAATCCGACCGGGGTGACCCTTCTCGGCGCACCCAGTCCGGACGAGATCCTGGGGAGAAAGGTCCTCGAGATCGTTCATCCCGACTTCCGCGACCGTGTCCGGGAGAACTATACTAAGGATCTCCGGGGCGAACCCTCGCCGGCCGCCCAGTTCCAGATCCTCCGGCTGGATGGAACCTCCTTCTGGGTGGAGGGAAAAGGAGTCAGGACTTCCATTGCCGGCACCCCCGTCGTCCAGGTGATCATGCGGGACATCACCGAGAGAAAGCAGGCCGAAGATGCCCTCCGGGAGAGCCAGGCGGCGCTGGAGAAAGCCCAGAAGATGACCCATATCGGGAACTGGATCTGGGACCTGCGGACGAACAGAACAGTCGTTTCCCGCGAACTTGTCCGCATCTATGGTGTTGATACGTATGGTCCCGAGGCAGACAACAGCGTGTTCCAGAATTCGACCCACCCCGATGACCGGAAAATGGTCGAAGAGGCCGTCCGGCGGGCGATAGCTGAACAAACCAAATTGAGCGTGGATTGCCGCATCATCCGCCCGGATGGAGAGGTGCGGTTCATCCATTCCGAGGGGGAAGTCGTGCTGGACGACGCAGGCCACCCGATCCAGTTCTTCGGCACCGATCAGGATATTACCGAGCGCAAACATGCGGAAGAGGCACTGCGGGAGAGCGAAGAGAAGTACCGGAACCTCGTAGAACTCGCACCTGAGCCAATCGCGGTCCACCGCCAGGGCGTACTGGTCTACGTCAATGCCCCCTGTGTTGCGCTCTTTGGTGGAGAAAAGCGGGAGGATCTCGTCGGAAAGCCAATCCTCCAGTTTGTCCATCCGGACAACCATGAATTAGTGAGAGAACGTATCCGCCAGGTGGCGGAGACAGGGGCAACCGTGCCCAGGATCGCAGAGAAGTTTATGAAGCTCGACGGTCAGGTTGTGGATGTCGAGGTTGTCGCTACCCCAATAACGTTCGAAAACCTTCCTTCAATAATGGTATTCTTCCGGGACATCACCGAGCGCAAACATGCGGAAGAGGCACTGCGGCACCAGGCGGAGATGTTCCAGCGGCTCATCGATACGATCCCGGCGATGGTTGCCATCTTCGATCCGAAACTCCAGGAGTTCCGGTTCAACAGGGCGTTCCGGGAGATCCTGGGCTGGACCGAGGAGGATGCCGCAAAAGGCGACTTCATGGCCCTGGCCTATCCCGACCCGGAGTACCGGGCAGAAGTCTCTGCATTCATGCGGTCGCTCGAACCGGTCTGGCGGGACTGGAAGACAACGGCGAAAGATGGCAGTATCGTCGAGAGTTCCTGGGCAAACATCGGCCTCTCGGATGATACCCTGATCGGCATCGGCGTCGATATTCGTGAGCGCAAGCGGGCAGAAGAGGCAGTGCGGGAGAGCCGGGCGAAGCTGGAGGCGGCTCTCGCGAGCATGACCGATGCCGTCTTTATATCGGATGCAGAGGGCCGGTTCATCGAGTTCAACGATGCTTTTTCGACATTCCACAGGTTTGGGAACAAGAGCGAATGCTACAGGACGCTGGCCGAGTACCCCGATTATATCGACGTGTATTTTGCCGACGGAACTCCCACACCGCTCGATATGTGGGCGGTACCCAGGGCATTGCGGGGCGAGACGGGTACGAACGAGGTGTATATACTGCAACGCAAAGACACAGGCGAAACCTGGGTCGGAAGTTACAGTTTCGCCCCCATCCGCGACAAAGACGGCAGGATCGTCGGATCCGTCATAGTGGCGAGAGACATCACCGAGCAGAAGCTTGCCGAAGACGCCCTCGTACGCCACACGGAAGACCTCACCCGGCTTCACAACGACCTCGAAGTCGCAAACCGGGAGGCGAACCTGTATCTCGACATCCTCACCCACGACATCGGCAACACCGAGAACGTCTCGAACCTCTACGCCGACCTCTTGATCGAGACGCTCGACGGCGAAGCCGCCGGATACATGAAGAAACTGCAGCGCAGTATCCAGAAGAGCATCGAGATCCTGGGCACTGTCTCAACTATTCGCCGGATTCATCGGACAACGACCGAACTCAAGCCGATAGACCTTGAGGCAGCAGTCCGAGTGGTGATGGAAGACTATCCCGCCAGCACCTTCCTCTATTCTGGAACAGACCACCAGGTTGAGGCAGACGACCTTCTCCCTGTAGTCTTCAACAACCTGATCGGCAATGCCGTCAAGTTCGGCGGTCCTGATGTCACGATCGCTGTTGCGGTTGAAGAGGACGATGGGTTCGTCCGGGTGTCGGTCGAGGATACCGGGCCGGGCGTGCCGGACGACGAAAAGGAGGAGATCTTCCACCTCTACGAGATGAAGAAGCGGGGCGTCGGCGAGGGGCTGGGACTCTATCTCGTGCAGATACTCGTCGAGCGCTACGGCGGGAAGGTCTGGGTCGATGACCGGGTGCCGGGCACCCCCGAGAAAGGGGCGGCGTTCAAATTCACGCTCAGGAAAACCACGTAG
- a CDS encoding biotin transporter BioY, with amino-acid sequence MKQRAEILAYSGTFIALIAAGSWISIPFFPVPLTLQTLFVMLAGITMRRYAVIPVTLFVLLGALGLPVFHNGTAGLGVLLGPTGGFLIGFISAAVVAGLAYERKSECLRIAGLVAATGTVYLFGVSWLSYSASLPLFSAVLLGMVPFLLGDIIKLAAAYSIGKRVA; translated from the coding sequence ATGAAACAGCGTGCCGAGATCCTCGCCTACAGCGGGACGTTCATTGCCCTTATTGCCGCGGGAAGCTGGATTTCTATCCCTTTTTTCCCGGTGCCGCTGACGCTCCAGACGCTCTTTGTCATGCTTGCGGGCATCACGATGCGCCGGTATGCCGTCATCCCGGTCACGCTCTTCGTGCTCCTCGGCGCCCTCGGCCTTCCGGTGTTCCACAACGGGACGGCCGGGCTCGGCGTGCTGCTCGGGCCGACCGGCGGGTTTCTCATAGGGTTCATCTCCGCCGCAGTGGTCGCAGGTCTCGCCTACGAGCGGAAAAGCGAGTGTCTCCGTATAGCAGGGCTTGTTGCCGCGACCGGCACCGTATACCTCTTCGGGGTCTCCTGGCTCTCGTACTCCGCATCGCTCCCGCTCTTCTCGGCGGTGCTGCTCGGAATGGTGCCGTTCCTGCTCGGCGATATAATCAAACTCGCCGCAGCATACTCCATCGGGAAACGGGTCGCATGA
- the oadA gene encoding sodium-extruding oxaloacetate decarboxylase subunit alpha, with protein sequence MYAANPNTILITDTTLRDAHQSLIATRLRTEDMLPLARAMDTVGFFSVEAWGGATFDSSIRFLNEDPWDRLRELKAVLPNTPIQMLLRGQNLVGYRHYPDDVVERFVSAAAGNGVDIFRVFDALNDIRNMKKAMEEVKNNGSHLQGAISYTTSPVHSTESFIRLARDLYALDCDSICIKDMAGLITPSAARDLITGIKAEMDIKVCLHSHSTSGLASLSYQAAIEAGVDILDTAMSPFALGTSQPPTESVVASLAGTPRDTGIDLVALRKVRNLCVDLREKYGALIDPISERVDSDVLIYQLPGGMISNLISQLKEQDALDRHEELLAEVPRVREDLGYPPLVTPTSQIVGTQAVINVLLGERYKNVTTEVRDYVRGLYGMPPAPISEEIRRHIIGDETVVTVRPADLLEPIYEKMKQQAEEAGLIRKEEDVLTYILYPSIAPSFLKGERKPEVIPKPQPEPSGAADFPASMEVEVDGEIFAVRIISVEGSAVETLPATVAKEQIPRGNVAGGVKSNMQGMVLKVPVQRGATVKKGDTLIILEAMKMENPIHSPRDGKVTDIFVDAGDVVHSGDVLMIVE encoded by the coding sequence ATGTATGCTGCCAATCCGAATACGATACTCATAACCGATACTACGCTCCGGGATGCGCACCAGTCTCTCATTGCGACAAGACTGCGGACGGAGGATATGCTTCCTCTTGCGCGTGCGATGGATACCGTAGGTTTTTTCTCCGTCGAAGCATGGGGCGGGGCGACCTTTGACAGCAGCATCAGGTTTCTGAACGAAGACCCCTGGGACCGCCTGCGTGAGCTCAAAGCAGTACTCCCCAACACACCGATCCAGATGCTCCTCCGCGGGCAGAACCTCGTCGGCTACCGGCACTATCCCGACGATGTCGTCGAGCGGTTCGTCTCGGCAGCGGCAGGGAACGGCGTCGATATCTTCCGGGTCTTCGATGCCTTGAACGACATCCGGAATATGAAGAAGGCGATGGAGGAGGTTAAGAACAACGGCTCCCACCTCCAGGGGGCAATCTCCTATACGACAAGTCCCGTGCACAGCACCGAGTCGTTCATCCGGCTGGCACGCGACCTCTACGCCCTTGACTGCGACTCTATCTGCATCAAGGATATGGCCGGGCTGATCACGCCGTCGGCGGCACGCGATCTCATCACCGGGATCAAGGCCGAGATGGATATCAAAGTCTGCCTCCACTCGCACTCGACGAGCGGTCTTGCTTCGCTCAGCTACCAGGCGGCTATCGAGGCCGGCGTCGATATCCTCGATACGGCGATGTCGCCCTTCGCCCTCGGCACCTCGCAGCCGCCGACCGAGAGCGTGGTCGCGTCCCTCGCAGGAACACCCCGGGATACCGGGATCGACCTCGTCGCTCTCCGGAAGGTGCGCAATCTCTGCGTCGATCTCCGGGAGAAGTACGGCGCTCTCATCGACCCTATCTCAGAGCGGGTCGACTCGGACGTGCTCATCTACCAGCTGCCGGGCGGCATGATCTCAAACCTCATCTCCCAGCTCAAGGAGCAGGACGCTCTCGACCGCCACGAGGAGTTGCTGGCGGAGGTTCCCCGGGTGCGAGAGGACCTCGGCTATCCCCCGCTCGTCACCCCGACAAGCCAGATCGTCGGCACCCAGGCGGTCATCAACGTTCTCCTCGGCGAACGCTACAAGAACGTCACCACGGAGGTGCGGGACTACGTCCGCGGCCTCTACGGTATGCCGCCGGCGCCTATCAGCGAGGAGATCCGACGCCATATCATCGGTGACGAGACGGTCGTCACCGTCAGGCCCGCCGATCTCCTCGAGCCGATATACGAGAAGATGAAGCAGCAGGCAGAGGAGGCAGGGCTCATCCGGAAAGAGGAGGATGTGCTGACCTACATCCTCTACCCGAGCATCGCCCCGTCGTTCCTGAAAGGAGAGCGAAAACCCGAGGTGATTCCAAAGCCCCAGCCCGAACCGTCGGGTGCGGCCGATTTCCCCGCCTCCATGGAGGTGGAGGTCGACGGCGAGATCTTCGCGGTGCGGATCATCTCGGTCGAGGGGAGCGCAGTCGAGACCCTGCCCGCCACCGTGGCCAAGGAGCAGATCCCACGCGGCAACGTCGCCGGCGGCGTGAAGAGCAATATGCAGGGCATGGTGCTGAAAGTCCCGGTGCAGCGCGGCGCAACGGTGAAGAAGGGAGATACCCTCATCATCCTCGAGGCGATGAAGATGGAGAACCCGATCCACAGCCCGCGTGACGGCAAGGTGACCGATATCTTCGTCGATGCCGGCGATGTCGTCCATAGCGGCGATGTACTGATGATCGTGGAGTAG
- a CDS encoding ATP-binding cassette domain-containing protein has translation MIRCTGVRHRRLTIPSLAANARQIAVIGPNGAGKTTFLGLCAGMEEPNKGEVTLFGRKPSEVRIGWVGEFPDRTMLFSRVYDEIASSLRFRHVSCRESDTRVHETAALLGIEGLLPKATDELSGGEKALVAFAAALVHDPEVLILDEVDSHLDEEAGRRVADAIKSRPGVSVIACTQNMDTAAEADLLLYIEEGCIRHAGTAEEVFEHLKETCFYPAVWRVRGC, from the coding sequence ATGATCCGCTGTACCGGGGTGCGGCACCGCCGCCTCACCATCCCTTCGCTCGCCGCCAATGCCCGGCAGATCGCCGTTATCGGGCCGAACGGTGCCGGAAAGACGACGTTCCTCGGGCTCTGCGCGGGAATGGAGGAGCCCAACAAGGGCGAGGTTACGCTCTTTGGGAGAAAGCCGTCCGAGGTGCGGATCGGCTGGGTCGGCGAGTTTCCGGACAGGACGATGCTCTTCTCCCGGGTTTATGACGAGATAGCCTCGTCGCTCCGGTTCCGCCACGTCTCCTGCCGGGAGTCCGACACACGGGTGCACGAGACCGCAGCCCTGCTCGGCATTGAGGGGCTCCTTCCAAAAGCGACCGACGAACTCTCCGGCGGGGAGAAAGCGCTCGTCGCGTTTGCTGCAGCACTGGTTCACGACCCCGAAGTCCTCATTCTCGACGAGGTGGACTCGCATCTCGACGAGGAGGCAGGCCGCCGGGTCGCCGATGCGATCAAAAGCCGGCCGGGGGTATCGGTGATCGCCTGCACCCAGAATATGGATACGGCAGCAGAGGCGGATCTCCTGCTCTACATTGAAGAGGGGTGCATCCGCCATGCCGGAACGGCGGAGGAGGTCTTCGAACACCTCAAAGAAACCTGCTTTTATCCGGCGGTCTGGAGGGTGCGGGGATGCTGA